A single region of the Brassica rapa cultivar Chiifu-401-42 chromosome A03, CAAS_Brap_v3.01, whole genome shotgun sequence genome encodes:
- the LOC117132589 gene encoding E3 ubiquitin-protein ligase BRE1A-like, with amino-acid sequence MNERENLGAAEKGKARGFSINIIPISFISQHCLWVLKRKALNILFFSATERERERERERERERERERERERAKGVSSEDEGGKAIETSQPTVAPPAKHSRQLGAQLSGSMSFSRQMSNEDEEMSRTALSAIRAKEEEIEKNKMEIRERVQAQLGRVEEETKRLALIREELEGLAEPMRKEVALARKKIDSVNKELKPLGHTVQKRYGHCT; translated from the exons ATGAATGAACGAGAAAACTTGGGTGCAGCGGAGAAAGGGAAAGCTAGG GGTTTTAGTATCAATATTATCCCAATTTCGTTCATATCACAGCACTGTCTCTGGGTTCTAAAAAGAAAAGCTCTCAATATCTTATTTTTCTCTgccacagagagagagagagagagagagagagagagagagagagagagagagagagagagagagagagagagagctaaaGGGGTTTCGAGTGAAGATGAAGGAGGGAAAGCAATAGAGACGTCACAGCCGACGGTGGCTCCTCCGGCGAAGCACAGCCGACAGCTAGGAGCTCAGCTGTCGGGAAGCATGAGTTTCAGCAGACAAATGTCGAATGAAGACGAGGAGATGTCGAGGACGGCTTTGTCTGCTATCAGGGCGAAAGAAGAGGAGATCGAGAAGAATAAGATGGAGATTAGGGAAAGGGTTCAAGCTCAGCTTGGTCGTGTCGAAGAGGAGACTAAGCGCCTCGCTTTGATCCGTGAG GAACTTGAAGGTTTAGCTGAACCCATGAGGAAAGAAGTTGCTTTGGCCAGGAAGAAGATTGATTCTGTCAACAAAGAGTTAAAGCCTTTGGGTCATACTGTTCAGAAAAGGTATGGCCATTGCACATAA
- the LOC103858241 gene encoding flowering time control protein FCA, which translates to MERRVANAFPGAGPPPPQVPYYHNNNNNNYNPHQIHPSHHHVSAVGFHQYPQNDNRDQRFNQPHFDNQQQHNMIVDAPPSSEFSPCGGGSSLRKRRSLSSSTTPDPTAAADGCIAKLYVAPVPKTAKEDDVRQVFEKYGNVTEIILPRDKMSSERAAYCFVKYRKLEEGNAAIAALTDQYTFPGEMSPVQVRYAGAERERIGVSTVQIPDKLYVRCLNKQTTKTDVHEVFCRFGVIEDIYMAVDDMKVSRGFAFVQFSRKEMALAAIKGLNGVFTMRGSDQPLIVRFADPKKPRLGEPRFNFNAPPAMQQYDPNWHPQPYPQWGNNEHAAPRFVDFASQPNHFPQQNAQAVSEFQQPLHQKSETASVKTRSDGQKISSRSNAIHEDQNTEECDWSEHTCPDGNKYYFHCVTCESTWEKPEEYSMFERWFDEQIRLQDQNIAKSQDAIKNTQQDESTLLEQTTKLQQQSLSTADQENNSVYPVVTRVSGC; encoded by the exons ATGGAAAGACGCGTCGCGAACGCCTTCCCTGGAGCTGGTCCTCCACCACCACAAGTTCCCTATTatcataacaacaacaacaacaactacaaCCCTCATCAGATTCATCCGTCGCACCACCATGTCTCCGCCGTTGGATTCCACCAATACCCACAAAACGACAACAGAGATCAGCGTTTCAATCAGCCGCATTTTGATAATCAACAGCAACACAATATGATCGTTGACGCTCCGCCGAGTAGTGAGTTTAGTCCTTGCGGCGGCGGAAGCAGCTTAAGGAAGAGACGCTCTCTATCCTCCTCCACCACCCCAG ATCCTACTGCTGCTGCTGATGGTTGTATTGCCAAGTTATATGTTGCGCCTGTTCCAAAGACTGCTAAGGAAGACGAT GTCCGTCAGGTGTTTGAAAAGTATGGTAATGTCACCGAGATCATCCTACCCAGAGATAAGATGAGCAGTGAACGAGCAG CTTACTGTTTTGTTAAGTACAGAAAGTTAGAAGAGGGTAATGCCGCTATTGCAGCTTTAACAGATCAGTATACCTTTCCTGGG GAAATGTCTCCAGTTCAGGTTAGATATGCCGGCGCAGAACGTGAGCGGATTG GTGTTTCAACAGTGCAAATTCCTGATAAATTATACGTTAGATGCcttaacaaacaaacaacaaagACGGACGTCCATGAG GTGTTTTGTAGGTTTGGAGTCATTGAAGATATTTATATGGCAGTCGACGACATGAAGGTTAGCCGTG GGTTTGCATTTGTTCAGTTTTCTCGGAAGGAGATGGCACTAGCAGCAATCAAAGGGTTAAATGGAGTATTTACCATGCGG GGTTCTGATCAGCCTCTGATTGTTAGATTTGCAGACCCTAAAAAACCTCGTCTAGGGGAACCAAG GTTTAACTTTAACGCTCCACCTGCAATGCAACAATACGACCCAAATTGGCACCCACAACCATATCCCCAATGGGGAAACAATGAACATGCAGCTCCTAGATTCGTTGATTTCGCTTCTCAGCCAAATCACTTCCCGCAGCAAAATGCTCAAGCAGTATCCGAGTTTCAACAACCGCTGCATCAGAAATCTGAGACTGCCAGCGTGAAG ACTAGAAGCGATGGTCAGAAGATTTCTAGTCGTTCAAATGCCATCCATGAAGATCAAAATACAGAAGAATGTGACTGGAGTGAGCACACTTGTCCTGATGGGAACAAGTATTATTTCCATTGTGTCACTTGTGAAAGCACG TGGGAGAAACCAGAGGAGTACTCCATGTTTGAGAGATGGTTCGACGAGCAAATAAGGCTACAAGATCAAAATATTGCCAAGAGCCAAGATGCAATAAAAAACACCCAGCAAGATGAGTCTACTCTATTGGAACAGACTACTAAACTCCAACAACAATCCTTATCCACAGCG GATCAGGAGAACAATTCAGTATATCCGGTAGTAACAAGAGTGAGTGGCTGTTGA
- the LOC103858238 gene encoding ADP-ribosylation factor 1, producing the protein MGVSFGKLFSKLFAKKEMRILMVGLDAAGKTTILYKLKLGEIVTTIPTIGFNVETVEYKNISFTVWDVGGQDKIRPLWRHYFQNTQGLIFVVDSNDRDRVVEARDELHRMLNEDELRDAVLLVFANKQDLPNAMNAAEITDKLGLHSLRQRHWYIQSTCATSGEGLYEGLDWLSNNIANKA; encoded by the exons ATGAGAATTCTGATGGTGGGACTGGATGCAGCTGGTAAGACGACCATCCTCTACAAGCTCAAACTTGGTGAGATCGTCACCACTATCCCTACCATTG gtttcaaTGTTGAAACTGTGGAATACAAGAACATTAGCTTTACCGTCTGGGATGTCGGGGGTCAGGACAAG ATCCGTCCATTGTGGAGGCACTACTTCCAGAACACACAGGGACTTATCTTTGTTGTGGACAGCAACGATCGTGACCGTGTTGTTGAAGCGAGAGACGAGCTTCACAGGATGTTGAACGAG GATGAGTTGAGGGATGCAGTTCTGCTTGTCTTTGCTAACAAGCAAGATCTTCCCAACGCAATGAACGCTGCTGAGATTACTGACAAGCTTGGCCTTCACTCTCTCCGCCAACGACACTg GTACATTCAGAGCACATGTGCCACCTCTGGAGAAGGACTCTACGAGGGACTTGACTGGCTCTCCAACAACATCGCAAACAag GCATAG
- the LOC103860072 gene encoding pentatricopeptide repeat-containing protein At2g13600 has protein sequence MRMLESSATFLRGHFSRRIFTIPTATLNRLINDHLRDDSLVEARRIFNQNRTSLDISTWNMMISAYVQRGLMLEAHQVFDQMPVRDVVSWNTMFTGLKKTKDPESVLRHFIEMRRSGLNPDELTISAIIDAVSGPGSKVLVLQIHTLAIRLGLSLSVYTGSALLRGYTSFRDLRGLERVFKEILLKDVVSWNVLIMGYMKLGFVEDGERAFAEMPERNIVTWHTMLIGYINNMEMDKARDFFDKMSQRNVFSWTVMINGYVQCREFKVALLLFREMVESWSNSPSHYTFSSVLKACAASSSLLMGRQVHSMITKRGMACDVVLSTSLIDMYAKSGDITAASGVFKSMPVKNSASWNSMIGGFARHGLGGKALEEFERMVQCGYKPDQVTFINLLSACAHAGLVEEGEKQFMLMGRFGITAEKEHYACMVDLLARAGHLDKAERLIKGMPFEPDFVIWGALLGACGLHSCLELGEVAAKGISRLRREHPAAYDVLCRVHGEKGDWTSVMELRRLMRKTKAKKQDASSWIE, from the coding sequence ATGCGCATGTTAGAGTCGAGTGCAACTTTCCTACGCGGACATTTTTCGCGCCGGATATTCACGATACCAACGGCTACTCTCAACCGTTTGATCAACGATCACTTGCGGGACGACAGTTTGGTGGAAGCACGCAGGATTTTTAATCAGAACCGGACATCGCTAGACATTTCAACATGGAACATGATGATCTCGGCGTATGTTCAGCGTGGTCTGATGCTGGAAGCTCACCAGGTGTTCGATCAAATGCCTGTTAGAGACGTGGTGTCGTGGAACACCATGTTCACGGGTCTGAAGAAAACCAAAGATCCAGAGAGCGTTCTTAGGCATTTTATAGAGATGCGGAGATCCGGGTTGAATCCAGATGAGCTTACCATCTCTGCGATAATAGACGCAGTGTCTGGACCTGGGTCTAAGGTTCTTGTTTTGCAGATTCACACTCTTGCTATTCGGTTAGGGCTTAGCTTAAGCGTTTATACTGGTTCTGCTTTGTTAAGAGGCTACACAAGTTTTAGGGATCTAAGAGGTTTAGAAAGAGTCTTTAAGGAGATTTTGCTCAAGGATGTGGTGTCTTGGAATGTGTTGATTATGGGTTACATGAAGCTAGGTTTTGTGGAGGATGGTGAGAGAGCATTCGCTGAAATGCCGGAGAGGAACATCGTAACTTGGCATACGATGTTGATTGGGTACATAAACAACATGGAGATGGATAAAGCTAGGGACTTTTTCGATAAGATGAGTCAAAGGAATGTTTTTTCTTGGACCGTGATGATCAATGGGTACGTGCAGTGCAGGGAGTTTAAAGTAGCCTTGTTGCTTTTCCGTGAAATGGTTGAATCTTGGAGCAACAGTCCAAGTCACTACACGTTTTCGAGTGTTTTAAAAGCGTGTGCAGCTTCTTCCTCGCTTCTTATGGGGAGACAAGTGCACTCAATGATCACAAAACGTGGAATGGCTTGTGACGTAGTCTTGTCGACTTCTCTCATAGATATGTATGCCAAGTCAGGTGATATTACCGCTGCTTCAGGCGTGTTTAAATCAATGCCAGTGAAGAATTCGGCTTCATGGAACTCAATGATTGGAGGGTTCGCAAGACATGGACTAGGGGGGAAAGCTTTGGAGGAATTCGAGAGGATGGTCCAATGCGGCTACAAGCCTGATCAGGTGACATTCATAAACTTGTTATCGGCTTGTGCTCACGCGGGGCTAGTGGAAGAAGGGGAAAAGCAGTTCATGTTGATGGGTAGGTTTGGGATAACTGCAGAAAAGGAGCACTATGCATGTATGGTGGATCTACTAGCAAGGGCTGGTCATTTAGATAAAGCAGAGAGGTTGATAAAAGGGATGCCTTTTGAGCCTGATTTTGTTATCTGGGGGGCATTGCTCGGGGCTTGCGGATTGCATTCATGTTTGGAGCTAGGTGAAGTTGCTGCTAAAGGAATCTCGAGGCTGAGAAGAGAGCATCCCGCAGCTTATGATGTTCTCTGTAGAGTTCATGGCGAGAAAGGAGATTGGACAAGTGTTATGGAGTTGAGGAGATTGATGAGGAAGACCAAAGCCAAGAAACAAGACGCTAGTAGCTGGATTGAATAG
- the LOC103858239 gene encoding probable pre-mRNA-splicing factor ATP-dependent RNA helicase DEAH3 — MGTERKRKVSLFDVMEDPSAKNNKSNVLGAASAAAGINKWNGKPYSQRYYDILEKRRDLPVWLQKDEFLRTLQSSQTLILVGETGSGKTTQIPQFVLDAVEAENTNKHKKWLVGCTQPRRVAAMSVSRRVADEMDVAIGEEVGYSIRFEDCSGPRTMLKYLTDGMLLREAMADPLLERYKVIILDEAHERTLATDVLFGLLKEVLRNRPDLKLVVMSATLEAEKFQEYFSGAPLMKVPGRLHPVEIFYTQEPERDYLEAAIRTVVQIHMCEPPGDVLVFLTGEEEIEDACRKINKEVSNLGDQVGPVKVVPLYSTLPPAMQQKIFDPAPEPLTEGGPAGRKIVVSTNIAETSLTIDGIVYVIDPGFAKQKVYNPRIRVESLLVSPISKASAHQRSGRAGRTRPGKCFRLYTEKSFNNDLQPQTYPEILRSNLANTVLTLKKLGIDDLVHFDFMDPPAPETLMRALEVLNYLGALDDEGNLTRTGEIMSEFPLDPQMSKMLIVSPEFNCSNEILSVSAMLSVPNCFVRPREAQKAADEAKSKFGHIDGDHLTLLNVYHAYKQNNEDPNWCFENFVNNRAMKSADNVRQQLVRIMSRFNLKMCSTDFNSRDYYVNIRKAMLSGYFMQVAHLERTGHYLTVKDNQVVHLHPSNCLDHKPEWVIYNEYVLTTRNFIRTVTDIRGDWLVDVAPHYYDLSNFPNCEAKRVLEKLYKKRERERNESKNRK, encoded by the exons ATGGGTACGGAGAGGAAGCGGAAGGTTAGCTTGTTCGACGTTATGGAAGATCCATCGGCGAAGAACAACAAATCCAACGTTCTCGGAGCTGCTTCGGCGGCGGCTGGTATCAACAAATGGAACGGGAAGCCTTACTCGCAGAGGTACTACGATATTCTCGAGAAGAGGAGAGATCTTCCCGTTTGGCTGCAGAAAGATGAGTTTCTCCGCACGTTGCAATCTAGCCAGACGCTGATCCTCGTCGGTGAGACTGGGAGTGGTAAAACTACTCAG ATTCCACAGTTTGTTTTAGATGCCGTTGAGGCTGAGAACACAAATAAGCATAAGAAATGGTTAGTTGGCTGCACGCAGCCTCGTAGAGTCGCTGCAATGTCTGTTTCTCGTCGTGTTGCTGATGAAATGGATGTTGCCATTGGAGAAGAAGTTGGTTACAGCATCCGTTTTGAGGACTGTAGTGGCCCTCGTACTATGCTcaa ATATTTGACTGATGGTATGCTGTTGAGAGAGGCAATGGCGGATCCGCTTCTAGAGAGATACAAAGTTATTATTCTCGACGAAGCTCACGAAAGAACTTTGGCTACTGATGTTCTCTTTGGTCTTCTCAAAGAGGTTTTGAGGAACAGACCTGACCTTAAGCTAGTTGTGATGAGTGCAACCTTGGAAGCTGAAAAGTTTCAGGAGTATTTTAGCGGTGCTCCTCTTATGAAAGTCCCTGGTAGGCTTCATCCGGTTGAGATATTCTACACACAGGAGCCTGAGAGGGACTATCTTGAAGCTGCGATAAGGACCGTTGTTCAGATACATATGTGCGAGCCGCCTGGAGATGTTCTTGTTTTCTTAACTGGAGAGGAGGAGATTGAAGATGCCTGCCGTAAAATCAATAAAGAGGTCAGTAACCTTGGAGATCAAGTGGGACCTGTCAAAGTTGTGCCATTATATTCTACTCTCCCACCTGCGATGCAGCAGAAGATTTTTGACCCTGCACCCGAGCCATTAACAGAAGGTGGTCCTGCTGGTAGAAAGATCGTTGTCTCAACCAACATCGCTGAAACGTCTTTAACCATTGATGGGATTGTTTATGTTATTGACCCTGGTTTTGCCAAGCAGAAAGTCTATAACCCACGGATCCGTGTTGAGTCGTTGTTGGTGTCCCCAATATCAAAGGCAAGTGCTcaccagaggtcaggtcgtgcTGGTAGAACTCGCCCTGGAAAATGTTTCAGGCTCTACACAGAGAAGAGTTTCAACAATGATCTGCAGCCGCAGACGTATCCTGAGATTTTGAGATCAAATCTTGCTAATACTGTCTTGACATTGAAAAAGTTGGGTATAGACGACTTGGTGCACTTTGATTTCATGGACCCTCCTGCTCCTGAGACATTGATGAGAGCATTAGAGGTTTTGAATTATCTGGGAGCGTTGGATGATGAAGGTAACTTGACAAGGACTGGCGAGATAATGAGTGAGTTTCCCTTGGATCCACAGATGTCAAAGATGCTCATTGTCAGCCCTGAGTTCAACTGTTCAAATGAGATTCTCTCAGTTTCTGCAATGTTATCAG TACCGAATTGCTTTGTTCGGCCTAGAGAGGCTCAAAAAGCAGCAGATGAAGCAAAATCTAAATTTGGACATATTGATGGAGATCACCTGACGCTTCTGAACGTGTACCACGCCTACAAGCAAAACA ATGAAGACCCAAACTGGTGTTTTGAGAACTTTGTGAACAATAGAGCAATGAAGTCTGCAGACAATGTGAGGCAGCAGCTAGTGAGAATAATGTCGAGGTTTAATCTCAAGATGTGTAGCACGGATTTCAACAGTCGTGACTACTACGTCAATATCAGAAAGGCCATGCTGTCTGGTTATTTCATGCAGGTGGCTCACCTAGAACGCACTGGCCATTACTTGACCGTCAAAGATAACCAA GTGGTTCACTTGCATCCATCCAATTGCCTGGATCACAAACCGGAGTGGGTGATTTATAATGAATATGTCTTGACTACTCGCAATTTCATTCGCACTGTTACAGATATCCGCGGTGACTG GTTAGTAGATGTTGCACCGCATTACTATGATCTTTCCAACTTCCCCAACTGTGAAGCAAAAAGAGTCCTTGAGAAGCTTTAcaagaagagagagagggaaagGAACGAGAGCAAGAACCGAAAGTGA